From the Astatotilapia calliptera chromosome 6, fAstCal1.2, whole genome shotgun sequence genome, one window contains:
- the LOC113024076 gene encoding serine hydrolase-like protein isoform X1 has protein sequence MMQALKGVRHVTSSTMKQAVSELSVAVPWGEIRGKVWGPDHGHPVLCLHGWADNCGTFNTLVPLLPKECRYVAMDLAGHGRSSHRPPGVLHAFPSYVMDVRRVVDALQWSKFSIIGHSMGGNVAGMFSALYPEMVDAVVLLDSYGFLPTDQKEMPKVIRQGFEEMLLFEKTMEEKKRVYTYEKAVERLMSVNQTLSERSAKILLERGLVQVEGGVVFSRDFRVNLKNIARISLEQSLELHSRITASVLVVLAESGLDKIFAEDEQKKFTSALLQAYRDKNQSVVTVPGDHHIHLNKPDIVAPVVSDFLQTKVLSRSATPTNGQTSKL, from the exons ATGATGCAGGCTTTGAAAGGCGTCAGACACGTGACATCCAGCACAATGAAACAAGCAG TTTCAGAGCTCTCTGTGGCAGTCCCGTGGGGGGAGATCCGAGGTAAAGTCTGGGGTCCTGACCACGGACATCCTGTGCTGTGCCTGCATGGCTGGGCTGACAACTGCGGTACATTCAACACGCTTGTTCCCCTTCTGCCAAAAG AGTGTCGATATGTGGCAATGGACCTGGCAGGTCACGGTCGCTCGTCGCACCGTCCTCCTGGAGTTCTGCACGCCTTTCCTTCCTACGTGATGGATGTACGCAGAGTCGTTGATG CTCTGCAGTGGAGCAAATTCTCCATTATAGGCCACAGCATGG gtgGTAACGTTGCAGGAATG TTCAGCGCTCTGTATCCGGAGATGGTGGATGCCGTTGTGCTGCTGGACTCCTACGGATTTTTACCTACAGACCAG AAGGAAATGCCCAAAGTGATCAGGCAGGGGTTCGAAGAGATGCTTCTGTTTGAAAAAAcgatggaggagaagaagagagtgTACACTTACGAGAAGGCAGTAGAAAG GTTGATGTCTGTAAACCAAACTCTTTCTGAACGCTCTGCGAAAATCCTTCTGGAGCGAGGTCTGGTTCAGGTTGAGGGAG GAGTTGTGTTCTCCAGAGACTTTCGTGTTAATCTG AAAAACATAGCACGCATCAGTTTGGAGCAGAGTCTGGAGCTGCATTCGAGGATCACGGCCTCTGTCCTAGTTGTTCT AGCAGAAAGTGGCTTGGACAAAATATTTGCTGAAGACGAGCAAAAAAAATTTACATCAGCACTTCTTCAGGCCTACAGGGACAAAAAT CAATCTGTGGTGACTGTTCCAGGTGATCATCACATCCACCTGAATAAGCCTGACATCGTCGCTCCAGTTGTGTCTGACTTCCTGCAGACCAAAGTCCTCTCACGCTCTGCTACACCAACTAATGGCCAGACCTCTAAGTTATAA
- the LOC113024076 gene encoding serine hydrolase-like protein isoform X2 has product MSFTDLTKISGQPTVSELSVAVPWGEIRGKVWGPDHGHPVLCLHGWADNCGTFNTLVPLLPKECRYVAMDLAGHGRSSHRPPGVLHAFPSYVMDVRRVVDALQWSKFSIIGHSMGGNVAGMFSALYPEMVDAVVLLDSYGFLPTDQKEMPKVIRQGFEEMLLFEKTMEEKKRVYTYEKAVERLMSVNQTLSERSAKILLERGLVQVEGGVVFSRDFRVNLKNIARISLEQSLELHSRITASVLVVLAESGLDKIFAEDEQKKFTSALLQAYRDKNQSVVTVPGDHHIHLNKPDIVAPVVSDFLQTKVLSRSATPTNGQTSKL; this is encoded by the exons ATGTCATTCACAGACTTAACAAAAATATCTGGACAGCCAACAG TTTCAGAGCTCTCTGTGGCAGTCCCGTGGGGGGAGATCCGAGGTAAAGTCTGGGGTCCTGACCACGGACATCCTGTGCTGTGCCTGCATGGCTGGGCTGACAACTGCGGTACATTCAACACGCTTGTTCCCCTTCTGCCAAAAG AGTGTCGATATGTGGCAATGGACCTGGCAGGTCACGGTCGCTCGTCGCACCGTCCTCCTGGAGTTCTGCACGCCTTTCCTTCCTACGTGATGGATGTACGCAGAGTCGTTGATG CTCTGCAGTGGAGCAAATTCTCCATTATAGGCCACAGCATGG gtgGTAACGTTGCAGGAATG TTCAGCGCTCTGTATCCGGAGATGGTGGATGCCGTTGTGCTGCTGGACTCCTACGGATTTTTACCTACAGACCAG AAGGAAATGCCCAAAGTGATCAGGCAGGGGTTCGAAGAGATGCTTCTGTTTGAAAAAAcgatggaggagaagaagagagtgTACACTTACGAGAAGGCAGTAGAAAG GTTGATGTCTGTAAACCAAACTCTTTCTGAACGCTCTGCGAAAATCCTTCTGGAGCGAGGTCTGGTTCAGGTTGAGGGAG GAGTTGTGTTCTCCAGAGACTTTCGTGTTAATCTG AAAAACATAGCACGCATCAGTTTGGAGCAGAGTCTGGAGCTGCATTCGAGGATCACGGCCTCTGTCCTAGTTGTTCT AGCAGAAAGTGGCTTGGACAAAATATTTGCTGAAGACGAGCAAAAAAAATTTACATCAGCACTTCTTCAGGCCTACAGGGACAAAAAT CAATCTGTGGTGACTGTTCCAGGTGATCATCACATCCACCTGAATAAGCCTGACATCGTCGCTCCAGTTGTGTCTGACTTCCTGCAGACCAAAGTCCTCTCACGCTCTGCTACACCAACTAATGGCCAGACCTCTAAGTTATAA
- the mb gene encoding myoglobin isoform X1, which yields MPTLPQIMGDFDAVLKYWGPVEADYTGYGSLVLNRLFTEHPETQKLFPKFVGIPQGELASSSAVADHGATVLKKLGELLKAKGNHAAILKPLANSHATKHKIPINNFKLISEVIVKVFAEKAGLDAAGQQGLRNVMSKVIADLEVSYKELGFTG from the exons ATGCCAACCTTACCACAG ATCATGGGGGACTTTGACGCAGTTCTGAAGTACTGGGGACCAGTGGAAGCAGACTACACTGGCTATGGGAGCCTGGTTTTGAACCG TTTATTCACGGAGCACCCGGAGACCCAGAAGCTGTTCCCCAAATTTGTCGGCATCCCTCAGGGTGAGCTGGCCAGTAGCTCTGCTGTTGCTGACCATGGAGCCACCGTGCTAAAGAAACTGGGCGAACTGCTGAAGGCCAAAGGCAACCATGCTGCCATTCTCAAACCTCTGGCCAACAGCCATGCAACAAAGCACAAGATCCCCATTAACAACTTCAAG CTGATCTCTGAGGTCATCGTTAAAGTCTTTGCAGAGAAGGCTGGACTCGATGCCGCTGGACAACAGGGCCTGAGGAACGTGATGAGCAAGGTCATCGCTGACCTTGAGGTCAGCTACAAAGAGCTGGGCTTCACAGGCTGA
- the mb gene encoding myoglobin isoform X2 codes for MGDFDAVLKYWGPVEADYTGYGSLVLNRLFTEHPETQKLFPKFVGIPQGELASSSAVADHGATVLKKLGELLKAKGNHAAILKPLANSHATKHKIPINNFKLISEVIVKVFAEKAGLDAAGQQGLRNVMSKVIADLEVSYKELGFTG; via the exons ATGGGGGACTTTGACGCAGTTCTGAAGTACTGGGGACCAGTGGAAGCAGACTACACTGGCTATGGGAGCCTGGTTTTGAACCG TTTATTCACGGAGCACCCGGAGACCCAGAAGCTGTTCCCCAAATTTGTCGGCATCCCTCAGGGTGAGCTGGCCAGTAGCTCTGCTGTTGCTGACCATGGAGCCACCGTGCTAAAGAAACTGGGCGAACTGCTGAAGGCCAAAGGCAACCATGCTGCCATTCTCAAACCTCTGGCCAACAGCCATGCAACAAAGCACAAGATCCCCATTAACAACTTCAAG CTGATCTCTGAGGTCATCGTTAAAGTCTTTGCAGAGAAGGCTGGACTCGATGCCGCTGGACAACAGGGCCTGAGGAACGTGATGAGCAAGGTCATCGCTGACCTTGAGGTCAGCTACAAAGAGCTGGGCTTCACAGGCTGA